A window of Variovorax paradoxus genomic DNA:
TCACGGCCGCGAAAAAGATCGAGCTGGCGACGCCGGTGATCGGGGAAGTGGTGACGGTGGGGCAGGCTCGGACGAATACGCGGTGGTGGCAAGGGCTGCGGTAGCCGCAGTTCATGATCGGACGCTCATCACAATGGCCTATAGTTGGCGCCGCCATGGCTGCCAACCCGACACGTACACCACCACAGAAAACGCGAGATCGCGACGTGCGTGCGCTGGTACTGAAAACGGTCCTGGCGGACCACGCGAAAGATGCCAACGCGCGCATCGTCGAAGAACTGGGCCTGGAACACGGCTCCTGCCGTGTCGACATTGCCGTGGTCAATGGCTTTCTGCACGGCTTCGAACTGAAGAGCGACGCGGACAACCTTCTCCGGCTGCCGAGGCAGGTCGAGGCCTATTCACGCTCGATGGACAGAGCCACGCTCGTCGTCGGTGAGGAGCATCTGGCGACAGCAGAGGCAATGCTGCCGCTCTGGTGGGGCATCAAGGTTGTCCGCTCAAGCACCCGCGGCAGGCTCAAGCTGGAAACACATCGCCGATTGAGCAACAACCCCGCCCCCTCTCTCTTTCACATGGCGCATCTGATGTGGCGGATCGAGGTGGAAGAAGTGCTGCGCGCCGGTG
This region includes:
- a CDS encoding sce7726 family protein, which produces MAANPTRTPPQKTRDRDVRALVLKTVLADHAKDANARIVEELGLEHGSCRVDIAVVNGFLHGFELKSDADNLLRLPRQVEAYSRSMDRATLVVGEEHLATAEAMLPLWWGIKVVRSSTRGRLKLETHRRLSNNPAPSLFHMAHLMWRIEVEEVLRAGGANSKELSVNRAGLYRLFVDSMQPSDVRRSIREALKSRRNWRHPARPS